A segment of the bacterium genome:
AAAGTTAGATACTGGTGGCGACAATGCTACTTATATATGCCTTGCAAAATCACTAATAAGTGGGACTGGGTACCGCGATATTTATGAACCCTCAAACCTTCCGCATACCCAGTATCCTCCAGGTTATCCATTACTACTTGGAGGGATAATGGCTATAATAGGTGATAAATTTTTGGGCTTAAAAATATTCTCTCTCCTGCTTTCTCTTGGAGCCGTTTATATTTTTTATCTAATTCTTAAGCAGAAAAGGATAGCTTCACTTTCCTATCCTATACTTTTTTTGTTTGCAATAAGTCCTACTTTTTTAGAAAATTCACATATAATACTTTCTGAGCCCTCTTTTCTCTTTTTTACACTCTTAACAATATATCTGTGGGGGCAATGGGAACTCAAAAATAAGTCAATATGGTTCTTTTTTGGCACTCTTTCAGCAATAGCTTGCTATTTTGTGAGAACAGTTGGGATTGCTATAATTATTGGAGCAATAGTTTATTTATTATATAGGCGTAAATTTAAAGAAGTCCTTGCATTTTTACTCATTAGTTTAGCTTTCATATTGCCGTGGATTGTAAGAAATAGCAGGGTATCACAGGGAGGAGGCTACTTTACTCAATTTCTTTTAAAAAATCCATATGACATTAAGTCTGGTTATGTAGCTATTTCTGACATTGCAACTCGAGTTTATACAAACTTTAAGATATATGCTCTCAGTATTATACCTGGATTTATATTTCCCTCTTACCACAAATTGACTCCACCATATAAATCTCTAAATTTAGGGACAGTTTTATTATCTCTTATAATTTTAGGGATAGTAATTTATGGTTTAATCAAAGATATTTTGTTGAAAAAACATTTTGTTCATTTCTTTTTACTATTTTATGCTATCATAACTTTAGGCTGGCCCTCTGTATGGAGTAGTGAGCGTTTTTTGTTCCCTATTCTACCTTTTGTAATTTTTTATTTCTTTAATGGTATTTCTAAAATTGCATCTAAATATTTAGTAGTACCCGGAGTATTTATAGGAATAAGCGCTTTTACAAGTCTTCAGACTACTTTACCGAAAATTCCACCAAACATTAGAATGTTATCCTATTATAGAAAGGGTGATGAGATGGCTGGCTATTCATCTGATTGGAGGAATTATTATTTGGCATCCGATTGGATTAGATTAAATACTTTACCAGATGCTGTAGTATTGTGTCGAAAACCTGGGCTTTTCTATTTAAGAGCAAATCGCAAGACTTTTTGCTATCCAATGACTTATGAGCACCAGCAAATTCTCGATGCTATTAATAAATCGGATTACATATTAGTAGACCACTTTTTCTGGACAGGCACTACTCCAAAATATCTTATTCCTGTCCTCAAAGAGAATAGAGAAATCTTTACAGTGGTGTATGCTACGGATCAACCTCAAACTCTGGTGCTGAGAGTGAAGAGGAAAGAGTTAAAAGAAAGATGAGAGACTATCCTGATATTGGGGAACAGGCATTGCGGACTTTAGCGTTAACTCACAGGTATAATGCATAGATTATTGATGTTCTGAAGCCTTTTATAGGAAATGAGATTATAGAGAGGGGATGTGGACTTGGCAATCTTACCTTTTATCTTGAGAGAGAGAGAAAGAGACATCTTACCTGTCTGGATAAATCAGAATATTTTATTAAACATATGAAAATTTACTATCCGACAGTGCCTTTTTACCACTTAGATATCTCTATGGATATTTTCCCTCCCTCGATTCCTGAGGGATTTGATACAGTTATCTGTGTGAATGTATTAGAGCATGTTGAAAAGGATGAGCAGGCACTTATTAATATGAGAGAACTCCTTAAACCAAGTGGCAGACTTTTACTGTTTGTGCCCAGGTTAGAAGGACTTTACGGTAGTGTAGATAAGGAAGTGGGTCATTTCCGGAGGTATAATAAAGGAAATTTAAGAAAAAAGATAGAAAGAGTAGAGTTGGAGATAGAGAAATTACGCTATTATAATCTTTTAGGTATCAGCGGTTGGTTTATAAATGGCAAGATATTCCAT
Coding sequences within it:
- a CDS encoding glycosyltransferase family 39 protein, which codes for MYIILGVSLVFALLLFDPKLDTGGDNATYICLAKSLISGTGYRDIYEPSNLPHTQYPPGYPLLLGGIMAIIGDKFLGLKIFSLLLSLGAVYIFYLILKQKRIASLSYPILFLFAISPTFLENSHIILSEPSFLFFTLLTIYLWGQWELKNKSIWFFFGTLSAIACYFVRTVGIAIIIGAIVYLLYRRKFKEVLAFLLISLAFILPWIVRNSRVSQGGGYFTQFLLKNPYDIKSGYVAISDIATRVYTNFKIYALSIIPGFIFPSYHKLTPPYKSLNLGTVLLSLIILGIVIYGLIKDILLKKHFVHFFLLFYAIITLGWPSVWSSERFLFPILPFVIFYFFNGISKIASKYLVVPGVFIGISAFTSLQTTLPKIPPNIRMLSYYRKGDEMAGYSSDWRNYYLASDWIRLNTLPDAVVLCRKPGLFYLRANRKTFCYPMTYEHQQILDAINKSDYILVDHFFWTGTTPKYLIPVLKENREIFTVVYATDQPQTLVLRVKRKELKER
- a CDS encoding methyltransferase; amino-acid sequence: MERGCGLGNLTFYLERERKRHLTCLDKSEYFIKHMKIYYPTVPFYHLDISMDIFPPSIPEGFDTVICVNVLEHVEKDEQALINMRELLKPSGRLLLFVPRLEGLYGSVDKEVGHFRRYNKGNLRKKIERVELEIEKLRYYNLLGISGWFINGKIFHRRSFPVLQTILFDRIVPMLSRTEKYWAPQWGMSLFVVARKREN